One genomic segment of Clavelina lepadiformis chromosome 3, kaClaLepa1.1, whole genome shotgun sequence includes these proteins:
- the LOC143449425 gene encoding protein LZIC-like — translation MASRGKNESKILQNNLMDQIDRLVHQLADLEESKEDLEDEYEEMKNETMEQLKEVQEALEKMVKGDISLVNEVNAMQLAIQAAISEAFKTPEVIRLFAKKEPGQLRTRLSSIERDCKVGKLPKDSYIQQKLEILTAVKKLGEELTSDEHLFLSQHGKSSLSEFSEVLSNQPKADEVLAVAGSNVKQSQKNF, via the exons ATGGCATCCCGTGGTAAAAATGAGTCAAAAATATTGCAGAACAATCTTATGGATCAGATTGATCGTCTTGTCCATCAGCTTGCAGACCTAGAAGAATCGAA AGAAGATCTAGAAGATGAGTatgaagaaatgaaaaatgaaacaatggAGCAGTTAAAAGAAGTTCAAGAAGCTCTTGAAAAGATGGTCAAGGGAGATATTTCCCTGGTTAATGAAGTCAATGCAATGCAGCTG GCCATTCAAGCTGCCATATCTGAAGCATTCAAGACACCTGAAGTGATACGATTGTTTGCAAAGAAagagcctggccagctgcgTACAAGATTGTCATCAATTGAAAGGGATTGCAAAGTGGGAAAACTTCCGAAAGATTCTTACATACAACAAAAGCTGGAAATTCTAACCGCAGTGAAAAAGCTGGGCGAAGAA CTTACATCAGATGAGCATTTATTCTTATCACAACATGGAAAATCATCGTTGTCCGAATTTAGTGAAGTGTTAAGTAATCAGCCCAAAGCCGATGAGGTGCTGGCTGTCGCTGGAAGCAATGTGAAACAGTCacagaaaaatttttga
- the LOC143449424 gene encoding uncharacterized protein LOC143449424, producing the protein MTQVWKTEWTKVKGHAWIKHECHDNMKICYNCIVQCFSEDGPVLSNFPWCWYSNQIFICLKEVLQALEVSWNQCKPGCEKSIDDVLDTCKQFKRSLENLKPKNQQICIDLEKQCFRLINLLVVISLTKKDVELHLGKITELVNLWSDVGHMPSVLMKILICKQQKMTDHSFLEKECVSNPFLTYVMAYTTFKEDQFQEALLLCTKFFDSNHDIPNNINIPLLYNIMACCHTVLKKPLSAIMYWRKAVLCKDGAHLLPIIFNLYQSYVQCDMKKAAIKILATLSSAAKISMNKEAPASTLMITLNSMDNTKQPRLKLIHFNGCPEVIDLNKAKYLVSAGLASSACYGNSIIQYSELIDNLKRRHNSSSTLFTSNYHLAIHIPKMVQLIAELCCLFLTEGKFENVLEVECPDLLYCTNYFKSKQANVLPSALKNGKFNSSEDDSINLYNEAAMQFYHCLSIMLCKISVHIGQDYSKAKNEIRKCLQVMDTVPPCSQCCDDQKDGLAYYALARKLSVIKSRLYFNDALVLSKLANYKENELLKSLQAALQYDSRDINMRWNAVMLLWKIGQKQESIKTWCKTRSIDYRKPINELQCIYQEKLSILAKCTTIARKDLLQKDISILQELFSILN; encoded by the exons GACATGCATGGATAAAACATGAGTGCCATGATAATATGAAGATATGTTACAACTGCATCGTTCAGTGTTTTAGCGAAGATGGCCCAGTATTGTCAAATTTTCCCTGGTGTTGGTATAGCAATCagatttttatttgcttgaaaGAAG TACTGCAAGCTTTGGAGGTTTCTTGGAATCAGTGTAAACCGGGTTGTGAAAAATCCATAGATGATGTTTTAGATACGTGTAAACAATTCAAGAGGTCTTTGGAAAACCTGAAACctaaaaatcaacaaatatGCATTg ATCtagaaaaacaatgttttaggTTGATTAATCTACTTGTTGTCATATCATTAACAAAGAAAGATGTTGAACTTCATTTGGGCAAGATAACCGAGTTAGTTAATCTATGGAGTGATGTG GGTCACATGCCTTCAGTTCTCATGAAAATATTGATATGCAAGCAGCAAAAAATGACAGATCATTCTTTTCTTGAGAAAGAATGTGTCTCCAATCCTTTTCTGACATATGTGATGGCTTACACCACTTTTAAAGAAGATCAGTTCCAGGAGGCTCTTTTATTGTGTACCAAGTTTTTTGATTCAAACCATGACATACCTAACAACATTAACATTCCACTTTTGTATAATATCATGGCGTGCTGCCATACGGTTTTGAAAAAGCCCTTAAGCGCAATAATGTATTGGAGAAAGGCAGTTCTTTGTAAAGATGGTGCACACTTGCTGCCTATCATCTTCAATCTTTATCAATCATATGTCCAATGTGACATGAAAAAAGCTGCCATTAAAATATTAGCAACTTTATCCTCTGCTGCTAAAATATCAATGAACAAAGAGGCTCCTGCATCTACTTTAATGATTACGCTGAATTCCATGGACAACACTAAACAACCAAGACTGAAACTTATACATTTTAATGGATGTCCGGAAGTGATTGActtaaataaagcaaaatatcTGGTATCAGCTGGTCTGGCTAGTAGTGCATGTTATGGAAATTCGATTATACAATACTCAGAACTTATCGACAACTTAAAGAGAAGACACAACTCTTCTTCTACTTTATTTACCTCAAATTATCACTTAGCAATCCACATACCAAAGATGGTTCAGTTAATTGCTGAACTTTGCTGTTTGTTCTTAACAGAgggaaaatttgaaaatgttttagaggTTGAATGTCCAGACTTACTTTACTGCACaaactattttaaaagcaagcaagcaaatgttttaccCAGTGCATTGAAAAATGGGAAGTTTAATTCCTCTGAAGATGACTCTATCAACTTGTACAATGAAGCTGCAATGCAGTTTTATCATTGTTTAAGTATTATGTTGTGTAAAATCTCAGTGCATATCGGCCAAGACTACAGCAAGGCAAAGAATGAGATTAGGAAATGCTTACAAGTTATGGACACAGTTCCACCATGCAGCCAATGTTGCGATGACCAAAAAGATGGCTTGGCTTATTATGCTCTTGCAAGAAAATTATCTGTTATAAAATCAAGATTATACTTCAATGATGCCCTAGTTTTGTCAAAGCTGGCCAATTACAAG GAAAATGAACTGCTGAAATCTTTGCAAGCGGCCCTTCAGTATGATTCACGTGACATAAACATGCGCTGGAATGCGGTGATGCTTTTATGGAAAATTGGACAAAAGCAGGAAAGCATAAAAACCTGGTGCAAGACAAGAAGTATTGATTACAGAAAGCCTATAAACGAG CTTCAGTGTATTTACCAAGAGAAACTTTCCATACTGGCCAAATGTACTACAATTGCACGAAAGgatttattacaaaaagatatttctattttgcaagaattgttttcaatactaaattaa